A window of Primulina huaijiensis isolate GDHJ02 chromosome 9, ASM1229523v2, whole genome shotgun sequence contains these coding sequences:
- the LOC140983826 gene encoding calmodulin-binding transcription activator 2-like isoform X2, whose amino-acid sequence MAESGSHGIGFQFDINQILSEAQHRWLRPAEICEILSNYQKFYVSPEAPNNPVSGSTFLFDRKVLRYFRKDGHNWRKKKDGKTVKEAHEKLKVGSIDMLHCYYAHGEDNENFQRRSYWLLEPDLMHIVFVHYLGVKGGKLNTNYVRNMDTVLSKSKNDSISTTFHGASPTSTLSSANEDAESEDNHQANSRFHSYPESPLRDDSHSTLSSSYDVSSPNYATHFRRHRDVSGGSKFVSSFQPTLDLASGQEASGKYAAGELTNKEESVCYVPVQAKVEENNMDPFCNHPGEHKDQSEQRNLQALLTEMEIRSAVNPNLENIKDTVGNENYSFLLKKPLINSLQMDGNLKKVDSFTRWMAKELGEADELGMLSSNRLSWSIMGSEYDSNISAQLEVDADSLSSSILGDQLFSIIDFSPNWTYSNWDCKVLITGKFLKSELEFSKCKWSIMFGEMEIPADVLADGILCSHAPLHKPGLVAFYVTCSNRLACSEIREFEYRRGHDQNIGATDVNAGVVTVMHLYRRLEMLLCQRPIGSPSGFIEHDLGKQTLIQKIVSLMEENCHDELLTQKNSTARLMVTGEVLLEKQLKEKFYYWLLQRINEEDTVPIVVDDRGQGVLHLAAALGFNWVFQPIIIPGVSLDFRDVNGWTALHWAAFYGREDTVAALVSLGAAPGPLTDPSTEYPLGRTPADLASSSGHKGISGFLAETFLTTHLTTLRMNDPDEDGIPEVSGRNAIHTVSERLAVPTTEEEVPDTLSLKDSLAAVCNASQAAARIHQIFRIQSFQRKQFTEQGCDELLSSDEHAISLLAGRSSRLRLANAAAVHIQKKFRGWKKRKEFLQIRQKVVKIQAHVRGHQARKKHKSIMWPVGILEKVILRWRRKGRGFRGFGSDVVQDGPNTHGTRSPEDNYDVLKEGRRQTEERMQKALARVKSMAQYPEARAQYRRLLTAAEGFRETKAGSNEIPDNIEEDTGYDESEMLDIETLLDDDTFISLAFQ is encoded by the exons GTGGTTCTACTTTTCTTTTTGATCGGAAGGTATTAAGATACTTCCGGAAGGATGGACATAACTGGagaaagaagaaggatgggaaaACTGTTAAAGAAGCCCATGAGAAACTGAAG GTTGGAAGCATTGATATGTTGCATTGTTACTATGCCCATGGAGAGGataatgaaaattttcaaaggCGGAGCTACTGGTTGCTTGAGCC GGATCTCATGCACATAGTATTTGTCCACTATTTGGGAGTTAAG GGTGGCAAgttgaacaccaactatgtTAGAAACATGGATACTGTCTTATCAAAATCTAAAAATGATAGCATTTCTACCACTTTTCATGGAGCAAGCCCCACCAGCACGTTGTCCTCAGCTAATGAAGATGCTGAATCTG AGGACAATCACCAAGCAAATTCTAGATTTCATTCGTATCCGGAGTCACCATTGCGCGACGACAGTCATTCTACCCTATCAAGTTCTTAT GATGTATCTTCCCCAAATTATGCAACACATTTTCGGAGGCATAGGGATGTTTCTGGTGGAAGCAAATTTGTATCTAGTTTTCAACCAACACTTGATTTGGCATCTGGGCAAGAAGCTTCGGGAAAGTACGCCGCAG GTGAGCTTACCAATAAAGAGGAATCTGTGTGTTATGTTCCTGTCCAAGCCAAGGTTGAG GAGAACAATATGGATCCATTTTGCAATCATCCTGGGGAGCATAAAGATCAGTCTGAACAGAGGAATCTTCAGGCATTGCTTACAGAAATGGAAATTAGAAGTGCTGTCAATCCAAATTTGGAGAATATCAAGGATACAGTAGGGAATGAAAATTACTCGTTCTTACTGAAAAAGCCGCTGATAAATTCATTGCAAATGGATGGAAACTTGAAGAAAGTTGACAGCTTCACCCGCTGGATGGCTAAGGAGCTTGGAGAAGCTGATGAATTGGGTATGCTGTCAAGTAACAGGCTTTCATGGAGTATTATGGGGAGTGAGTACGACTCCAATATCTCAGCTCAATTGGAAGTGGATGCAGACTCGCTGAGTTCTTCTATTTTGGGGGACCAGCTTTTCAGTATTATTGATTTTTCACCAAACTGGACTTACTCTAATTGGGATTGCAAG GTTCTCATCACTGGAAAATTTCTCAAGAGTGAATTAGAGTTTTCAAAATGCAAATGGTCAATTATGTTTGGAGAGATGGAGATTCCAGCTGATGTTTTAGCAGATGGGATTCTTTGTTCCCATGCTCCACTACACAAGCCTGGACTTGTCGCTTTCTATGTCACTTGTTCCAACAGGCTGGCTTGCAGCGAAATACGAGAATTCGAATATCGTCGTGGACACGATCAAAATATTGGTGCTACAGATGTAAATGCAGGTGTTGTAACTGTGATGCATCTCTACCGACGACTTGAGATGCTATTATGCCAAAGACCCATTGGAAGCCCTAGCGGTTTCATTGAACATGACCTTGGAAAACAAACTCTGATTCAAAAAATTGTTTCATTGATGGAGGAGAACTGCCATGATGAATTGTTAACACAAAAAAATAGCACGGCACGGCTGATGGTGACTGGAGAGGTGCTTCTTGAAAAGCAGCTAAAAGAGAAATTTTACTATTGGCTGCTTCAAAGAATAAATGAAGAAGATACAGTGCCAATAGTTGTTGATGACAGAGGTCAAGGTGTTCTACACTTGGCAGCTGCTCTTGGTTTTAATTGGGTCTTCCAGCCAATTATCATTCCAGGAGTTAGTTTGGATTTTCGAGATGTGAATGGATGGACAGCACTTCATTGGGCTGCATTTTATGGCAG GGAGGACACAGTTGCTGCTCTTGTTTCCCTAGGTGCAGCTCCTGGACCACTGACAGACCCATCTACTGAATATCCGCTGGGTAGAACTCCAGCAGATCTGGCTTCTTCCAGTGGACACAAGGGGATATCTGGTTTTCTAGCTGAGACTTTCCTGACCACACATCTCACAACTCTTAGGATGAATGATCCAGATGAAGATGGTATACCAGAAGTTTCTGGAAGGAATGCTATACATACAGTTTCGGAACGTTTAGCAGTCCCTACAACTGAAGAGGAGGTACCGGATACACTCTCACTCAAGGATTCACTTGCTGCTGTCTGTAATGCATCACAAGCAGCAGCTCGCATTCACCAAATTTTCCGCATCCAGTCATTTCAGAGGAAGCAATTTACTGAACAGGGGTGTGATGAGTTGCTGAGTTCAGATGAGCATGCTATTTCTCTTTTAGCTGGTAGAAGTTCCAGATTACGTTTGGCCAATGCTGCTGCTGTGCACATCCAGAAAAAGTTTCGTGGTTGGAAAAAGCGGAAGGAATTTCTGCAAATTCGGCAAAAAGTTGTTAAAATTCAG GCTCATGTGAGGGGGCATCAGGCAAGGAAGAAACATAAAAGTATTATGTGGCCTGTGGGAATATTGGAGAAGGTGATTTTGCGCTGGAGACGTAAAGGGCGTGGTTTCCGTGGATTTGGGTCAGATGTGGTCCAAGATGGGCCTAACACGCATGGCACTAGGTCACCGGAAGACAATTATGATGTTCTGAAGGAAGGAAGAAGACAAACTGAAGAAAGGATGCAAAAAGCACTTGCAAGGGTGAAATCTATGGCCCAATACCCTGAAGCCCGAGCTCAGTACCGTAGACTGCTAACTGCTGCTGAAGGGTTCCGAGAAACAAAG GCTGGTTCCAATGAGATCCCAGACAACATAGAAGAAGATACAGGGTATGATGAAAGTGAAATGCTCGACATAGAGACTCTGTTGGATGATGATACTTTCATATCTCTGGCATTCCAATGA
- the LOC140983826 gene encoding calmodulin-binding transcription activator 2-like isoform X1 yields MAESGSHGIGFQFDINQILSEAQHRWLRPAEICEILSNYQKFYVSPEAPNNPVSGSTFLFDRKVLRYFRKDGHNWRKKKDGKTVKEAHEKLKVGSIDMLHCYYAHGEDNENFQRRSYWLLEPDLMHIVFVHYLGVKGGKLNTNYVRNMDTVLSKSKNDSISTTFHGASPTSTLSSANEDAESEDNHQANSRFHSYPESPLRDDSHSTLSSSYDMLSSPGNWDVSSPNYATHFRRHRDVSGGSKFVSSFQPTLDLASGQEASGKYAAGELTNKEESVCYVPVQAKVEENNMDPFCNHPGEHKDQSEQRNLQALLTEMEIRSAVNPNLENIKDTVGNENYSFLLKKPLINSLQMDGNLKKVDSFTRWMAKELGEADELGMLSSNRLSWSIMGSEYDSNISAQLEVDADSLSSSILGDQLFSIIDFSPNWTYSNWDCKVLITGKFLKSELEFSKCKWSIMFGEMEIPADVLADGILCSHAPLHKPGLVAFYVTCSNRLACSEIREFEYRRGHDQNIGATDVNAGVVTVMHLYRRLEMLLCQRPIGSPSGFIEHDLGKQTLIQKIVSLMEENCHDELLTQKNSTARLMVTGEVLLEKQLKEKFYYWLLQRINEEDTVPIVVDDRGQGVLHLAAALGFNWVFQPIIIPGVSLDFRDVNGWTALHWAAFYGREDTVAALVSLGAAPGPLTDPSTEYPLGRTPADLASSSGHKGISGFLAETFLTTHLTTLRMNDPDEDGIPEVSGRNAIHTVSERLAVPTTEEEVPDTLSLKDSLAAVCNASQAAARIHQIFRIQSFQRKQFTEQGCDELLSSDEHAISLLAGRSSRLRLANAAAVHIQKKFRGWKKRKEFLQIRQKVVKIQAHVRGHQARKKHKSIMWPVGILEKVILRWRRKGRGFRGFGSDVVQDGPNTHGTRSPEDNYDVLKEGRRQTEERMQKALARVKSMAQYPEARAQYRRLLTAAEGFRETKAGSNEIPDNIEEDTGYDESEMLDIETLLDDDTFISLAFQ; encoded by the exons GTGGTTCTACTTTTCTTTTTGATCGGAAGGTATTAAGATACTTCCGGAAGGATGGACATAACTGGagaaagaagaaggatgggaaaACTGTTAAAGAAGCCCATGAGAAACTGAAG GTTGGAAGCATTGATATGTTGCATTGTTACTATGCCCATGGAGAGGataatgaaaattttcaaaggCGGAGCTACTGGTTGCTTGAGCC GGATCTCATGCACATAGTATTTGTCCACTATTTGGGAGTTAAG GGTGGCAAgttgaacaccaactatgtTAGAAACATGGATACTGTCTTATCAAAATCTAAAAATGATAGCATTTCTACCACTTTTCATGGAGCAAGCCCCACCAGCACGTTGTCCTCAGCTAATGAAGATGCTGAATCTG AGGACAATCACCAAGCAAATTCTAGATTTCATTCGTATCCGGAGTCACCATTGCGCGACGACAGTCATTCTACCCTATCAAGTTCTTATGATATGCTTTCCTCTCCAG GAAATTGGGATGTATCTTCCCCAAATTATGCAACACATTTTCGGAGGCATAGGGATGTTTCTGGTGGAAGCAAATTTGTATCTAGTTTTCAACCAACACTTGATTTGGCATCTGGGCAAGAAGCTTCGGGAAAGTACGCCGCAG GTGAGCTTACCAATAAAGAGGAATCTGTGTGTTATGTTCCTGTCCAAGCCAAGGTTGAG GAGAACAATATGGATCCATTTTGCAATCATCCTGGGGAGCATAAAGATCAGTCTGAACAGAGGAATCTTCAGGCATTGCTTACAGAAATGGAAATTAGAAGTGCTGTCAATCCAAATTTGGAGAATATCAAGGATACAGTAGGGAATGAAAATTACTCGTTCTTACTGAAAAAGCCGCTGATAAATTCATTGCAAATGGATGGAAACTTGAAGAAAGTTGACAGCTTCACCCGCTGGATGGCTAAGGAGCTTGGAGAAGCTGATGAATTGGGTATGCTGTCAAGTAACAGGCTTTCATGGAGTATTATGGGGAGTGAGTACGACTCCAATATCTCAGCTCAATTGGAAGTGGATGCAGACTCGCTGAGTTCTTCTATTTTGGGGGACCAGCTTTTCAGTATTATTGATTTTTCACCAAACTGGACTTACTCTAATTGGGATTGCAAG GTTCTCATCACTGGAAAATTTCTCAAGAGTGAATTAGAGTTTTCAAAATGCAAATGGTCAATTATGTTTGGAGAGATGGAGATTCCAGCTGATGTTTTAGCAGATGGGATTCTTTGTTCCCATGCTCCACTACACAAGCCTGGACTTGTCGCTTTCTATGTCACTTGTTCCAACAGGCTGGCTTGCAGCGAAATACGAGAATTCGAATATCGTCGTGGACACGATCAAAATATTGGTGCTACAGATGTAAATGCAGGTGTTGTAACTGTGATGCATCTCTACCGACGACTTGAGATGCTATTATGCCAAAGACCCATTGGAAGCCCTAGCGGTTTCATTGAACATGACCTTGGAAAACAAACTCTGATTCAAAAAATTGTTTCATTGATGGAGGAGAACTGCCATGATGAATTGTTAACACAAAAAAATAGCACGGCACGGCTGATGGTGACTGGAGAGGTGCTTCTTGAAAAGCAGCTAAAAGAGAAATTTTACTATTGGCTGCTTCAAAGAATAAATGAAGAAGATACAGTGCCAATAGTTGTTGATGACAGAGGTCAAGGTGTTCTACACTTGGCAGCTGCTCTTGGTTTTAATTGGGTCTTCCAGCCAATTATCATTCCAGGAGTTAGTTTGGATTTTCGAGATGTGAATGGATGGACAGCACTTCATTGGGCTGCATTTTATGGCAG GGAGGACACAGTTGCTGCTCTTGTTTCCCTAGGTGCAGCTCCTGGACCACTGACAGACCCATCTACTGAATATCCGCTGGGTAGAACTCCAGCAGATCTGGCTTCTTCCAGTGGACACAAGGGGATATCTGGTTTTCTAGCTGAGACTTTCCTGACCACACATCTCACAACTCTTAGGATGAATGATCCAGATGAAGATGGTATACCAGAAGTTTCTGGAAGGAATGCTATACATACAGTTTCGGAACGTTTAGCAGTCCCTACAACTGAAGAGGAGGTACCGGATACACTCTCACTCAAGGATTCACTTGCTGCTGTCTGTAATGCATCACAAGCAGCAGCTCGCATTCACCAAATTTTCCGCATCCAGTCATTTCAGAGGAAGCAATTTACTGAACAGGGGTGTGATGAGTTGCTGAGTTCAGATGAGCATGCTATTTCTCTTTTAGCTGGTAGAAGTTCCAGATTACGTTTGGCCAATGCTGCTGCTGTGCACATCCAGAAAAAGTTTCGTGGTTGGAAAAAGCGGAAGGAATTTCTGCAAATTCGGCAAAAAGTTGTTAAAATTCAG GCTCATGTGAGGGGGCATCAGGCAAGGAAGAAACATAAAAGTATTATGTGGCCTGTGGGAATATTGGAGAAGGTGATTTTGCGCTGGAGACGTAAAGGGCGTGGTTTCCGTGGATTTGGGTCAGATGTGGTCCAAGATGGGCCTAACACGCATGGCACTAGGTCACCGGAAGACAATTATGATGTTCTGAAGGAAGGAAGAAGACAAACTGAAGAAAGGATGCAAAAAGCACTTGCAAGGGTGAAATCTATGGCCCAATACCCTGAAGCCCGAGCTCAGTACCGTAGACTGCTAACTGCTGCTGAAGGGTTCCGAGAAACAAAG GCTGGTTCCAATGAGATCCCAGACAACATAGAAGAAGATACAGGGTATGATGAAAGTGAAATGCTCGACATAGAGACTCTGTTGGATGATGATACTTTCATATCTCTGGCATTCCAATGA
- the LOC140983826 gene encoding calmodulin-binding transcription activator 2-like isoform X3, whose translation MAESGSHGIGFQFDINQILSEAQHRWLRPAEICEILSNYQKFYVSPEAPNNPVSGSTFLFDRKVLRYFRKDGHNWRKKKDGKTVKEAHEKLKVGSIDMLHCYYAHGEDNENFQRRSYWLLEPDLMHIVFVHYLGVKGGKLNTNYVRNMDTVLSKSKNDSISTTFHGASPTSTLSSANEDAESEDNHQANSRFHSYPESPLRDDSHSTLSRNWDVSSPNYATHFRRHRDVSGGSKFVSSFQPTLDLASGQEASGKYAAGELTNKEESVCYVPVQAKVEENNMDPFCNHPGEHKDQSEQRNLQALLTEMEIRSAVNPNLENIKDTVGNENYSFLLKKPLINSLQMDGNLKKVDSFTRWMAKELGEADELGMLSSNRLSWSIMGSEYDSNISAQLEVDADSLSSSILGDQLFSIIDFSPNWTYSNWDCKVLITGKFLKSELEFSKCKWSIMFGEMEIPADVLADGILCSHAPLHKPGLVAFYVTCSNRLACSEIREFEYRRGHDQNIGATDVNAGVVTVMHLYRRLEMLLCQRPIGSPSGFIEHDLGKQTLIQKIVSLMEENCHDELLTQKNSTARLMVTGEVLLEKQLKEKFYYWLLQRINEEDTVPIVVDDRGQGVLHLAAALGFNWVFQPIIIPGVSLDFRDVNGWTALHWAAFYGREDTVAALVSLGAAPGPLTDPSTEYPLGRTPADLASSSGHKGISGFLAETFLTTHLTTLRMNDPDEDGIPEVSGRNAIHTVSERLAVPTTEEEVPDTLSLKDSLAAVCNASQAAARIHQIFRIQSFQRKQFTEQGCDELLSSDEHAISLLAGRSSRLRLANAAAVHIQKKFRGWKKRKEFLQIRQKVVKIQAHVRGHQARKKHKSIMWPVGILEKVILRWRRKGRGFRGFGSDVVQDGPNTHGTRSPEDNYDVLKEGRRQTEERMQKALARVKSMAQYPEARAQYRRLLTAAEGFRETKAGSNEIPDNIEEDTGYDESEMLDIETLLDDDTFISLAFQ comes from the exons GTGGTTCTACTTTTCTTTTTGATCGGAAGGTATTAAGATACTTCCGGAAGGATGGACATAACTGGagaaagaagaaggatgggaaaACTGTTAAAGAAGCCCATGAGAAACTGAAG GTTGGAAGCATTGATATGTTGCATTGTTACTATGCCCATGGAGAGGataatgaaaattttcaaaggCGGAGCTACTGGTTGCTTGAGCC GGATCTCATGCACATAGTATTTGTCCACTATTTGGGAGTTAAG GGTGGCAAgttgaacaccaactatgtTAGAAACATGGATACTGTCTTATCAAAATCTAAAAATGATAGCATTTCTACCACTTTTCATGGAGCAAGCCCCACCAGCACGTTGTCCTCAGCTAATGAAGATGCTGAATCTG AGGACAATCACCAAGCAAATTCTAGATTTCATTCGTATCCGGAGTCACCATTGCGCGACGACAGTCATTCTACCCTATCAA GAAATTGGGATGTATCTTCCCCAAATTATGCAACACATTTTCGGAGGCATAGGGATGTTTCTGGTGGAAGCAAATTTGTATCTAGTTTTCAACCAACACTTGATTTGGCATCTGGGCAAGAAGCTTCGGGAAAGTACGCCGCAG GTGAGCTTACCAATAAAGAGGAATCTGTGTGTTATGTTCCTGTCCAAGCCAAGGTTGAG GAGAACAATATGGATCCATTTTGCAATCATCCTGGGGAGCATAAAGATCAGTCTGAACAGAGGAATCTTCAGGCATTGCTTACAGAAATGGAAATTAGAAGTGCTGTCAATCCAAATTTGGAGAATATCAAGGATACAGTAGGGAATGAAAATTACTCGTTCTTACTGAAAAAGCCGCTGATAAATTCATTGCAAATGGATGGAAACTTGAAGAAAGTTGACAGCTTCACCCGCTGGATGGCTAAGGAGCTTGGAGAAGCTGATGAATTGGGTATGCTGTCAAGTAACAGGCTTTCATGGAGTATTATGGGGAGTGAGTACGACTCCAATATCTCAGCTCAATTGGAAGTGGATGCAGACTCGCTGAGTTCTTCTATTTTGGGGGACCAGCTTTTCAGTATTATTGATTTTTCACCAAACTGGACTTACTCTAATTGGGATTGCAAG GTTCTCATCACTGGAAAATTTCTCAAGAGTGAATTAGAGTTTTCAAAATGCAAATGGTCAATTATGTTTGGAGAGATGGAGATTCCAGCTGATGTTTTAGCAGATGGGATTCTTTGTTCCCATGCTCCACTACACAAGCCTGGACTTGTCGCTTTCTATGTCACTTGTTCCAACAGGCTGGCTTGCAGCGAAATACGAGAATTCGAATATCGTCGTGGACACGATCAAAATATTGGTGCTACAGATGTAAATGCAGGTGTTGTAACTGTGATGCATCTCTACCGACGACTTGAGATGCTATTATGCCAAAGACCCATTGGAAGCCCTAGCGGTTTCATTGAACATGACCTTGGAAAACAAACTCTGATTCAAAAAATTGTTTCATTGATGGAGGAGAACTGCCATGATGAATTGTTAACACAAAAAAATAGCACGGCACGGCTGATGGTGACTGGAGAGGTGCTTCTTGAAAAGCAGCTAAAAGAGAAATTTTACTATTGGCTGCTTCAAAGAATAAATGAAGAAGATACAGTGCCAATAGTTGTTGATGACAGAGGTCAAGGTGTTCTACACTTGGCAGCTGCTCTTGGTTTTAATTGGGTCTTCCAGCCAATTATCATTCCAGGAGTTAGTTTGGATTTTCGAGATGTGAATGGATGGACAGCACTTCATTGGGCTGCATTTTATGGCAG GGAGGACACAGTTGCTGCTCTTGTTTCCCTAGGTGCAGCTCCTGGACCACTGACAGACCCATCTACTGAATATCCGCTGGGTAGAACTCCAGCAGATCTGGCTTCTTCCAGTGGACACAAGGGGATATCTGGTTTTCTAGCTGAGACTTTCCTGACCACACATCTCACAACTCTTAGGATGAATGATCCAGATGAAGATGGTATACCAGAAGTTTCTGGAAGGAATGCTATACATACAGTTTCGGAACGTTTAGCAGTCCCTACAACTGAAGAGGAGGTACCGGATACACTCTCACTCAAGGATTCACTTGCTGCTGTCTGTAATGCATCACAAGCAGCAGCTCGCATTCACCAAATTTTCCGCATCCAGTCATTTCAGAGGAAGCAATTTACTGAACAGGGGTGTGATGAGTTGCTGAGTTCAGATGAGCATGCTATTTCTCTTTTAGCTGGTAGAAGTTCCAGATTACGTTTGGCCAATGCTGCTGCTGTGCACATCCAGAAAAAGTTTCGTGGTTGGAAAAAGCGGAAGGAATTTCTGCAAATTCGGCAAAAAGTTGTTAAAATTCAG GCTCATGTGAGGGGGCATCAGGCAAGGAAGAAACATAAAAGTATTATGTGGCCTGTGGGAATATTGGAGAAGGTGATTTTGCGCTGGAGACGTAAAGGGCGTGGTTTCCGTGGATTTGGGTCAGATGTGGTCCAAGATGGGCCTAACACGCATGGCACTAGGTCACCGGAAGACAATTATGATGTTCTGAAGGAAGGAAGAAGACAAACTGAAGAAAGGATGCAAAAAGCACTTGCAAGGGTGAAATCTATGGCCCAATACCCTGAAGCCCGAGCTCAGTACCGTAGACTGCTAACTGCTGCTGAAGGGTTCCGAGAAACAAAG GCTGGTTCCAATGAGATCCCAGACAACATAGAAGAAGATACAGGGTATGATGAAAGTGAAATGCTCGACATAGAGACTCTGTTGGATGATGATACTTTCATATCTCTGGCATTCCAATGA